One window of the Candidatus Chryseobacterium colombiense genome contains the following:
- a CDS encoding CsgE family curli-type amyloid fiber assembly protein, which produces MMRKILLLFIFLAIFLSVDCYAQEERKVSAKIESETIEQQLIVKAFASNSTTVYKELNYLLVSIKKGNGGNLSNNRQSGKFSINPNEVKKLSELSVNLDKKDALKIFLYIRDEESQKLIAKDSLEINQEAFSKKTSKIEEDVFSELKGLTIDETKTKVGKDFYDLFYMQYSQLPEKNNSTITISEIPTRGVNGQINIAIEDKVIYSFMTNPSEDYLKEQLFNSFRLIKEFIAKKNLIKNEFIY; this is translated from the coding sequence ATGATGAGAAAAATTCTTTTACTGTTTATTTTTCTTGCCATCTTTCTGTCCGTTGACTGCTATGCTCAGGAAGAAAGAAAAGTATCTGCCAAAATTGAAAGTGAAACCATAGAACAGCAATTAATTGTAAAAGCTTTTGCCTCCAACAGCACCACTGTCTATAAAGAACTGAATTATCTTTTAGTATCCATCAAAAAAGGAAACGGGGGCAATCTTTCCAATAACCGCCAAAGCGGAAAGTTTTCCATAAACCCCAATGAAGTAAAAAAGCTATCCGAGCTCAGTGTAAATCTGGATAAAAAAGATGCTTTAAAAATATTTCTCTATATAAGAGATGAAGAATCTCAAAAACTTATTGCTAAAGATAGTCTGGAAATCAACCAGGAAGCCTTTAGTAAGAAAACAAGTAAAATTGAAGAAGATGTTTTCTCAGAACTTAAAGGACTGACCATAGATGAAACAAAAACCAAAGTGGGAAAAGACTTTTATGATTTGTTTTACATGCAATACAGCCAGCTTCCGGAGAAAAACAATTCTACAATCACGATATCAGAGATTCCTACACGGGGAGTAAACGGACAGATTAATATTGCAATTGAAGATAAGGTTATCTATAGTTTCATGACCAATCCCAGTGAAGACTATTTAAAAGAACAGCTTTTTAACAGCTTCCGCTTGATTAAAGAATTTATCGCTAAGAAAAATCTTATTAAAAATGAATTTATATACTAA
- a CDS encoding Tex family protein, translated as MNTTRYIQQTLNISEKSIHATLELLSEDCTIPFISRYRKDKTGNLDETQIEQISKLNKQFQEILKRKESILKSIEEQNALSSELKQRIEESFDIQELEDLYLPFKKRKKTKADVAKEKGLEPLAKIIMSQKNNDLLFLASKYINDHVLSEEEALQGARDIMAEWINENMYVRKNLRRLFQRKAVVTSKVVKAKKDEEDAQKFSQYFEWEENLSRTPSHRLLAMLRAETEGFVKTNVGIDKEEAIDFIENAVIKSNNETAEQISLAIKDSYKRLLEPAISNETLQEAKEKADKKAIEIFSENLTQLLLAAPLGEKRILAIDPGYKSGCKVVCLDEKGDLLHNETIYPHAPQNESGMAMKKIRSMVNAYNIEAISIGNGTASRETEFFIKKIAFDKPLQVFVVSEAGASVYSASKIARDEFPTYDVTVRGSVSIGRRLADPLAELVKIDPKSIGVGQYQHDVDQTQLKNELDSTVMKCVNSVGINLNTASKSLLSYVSGIGEKMAENIVNYRTENGAFEDRKQLKKVPRLGEKAFQQAAAFVRIHNAKNPLDNSAVHPEAYGIVEKMAKDLGIKTNELIANKEKIALIHPEKYIAEDIGILSIKDILKELEKPGLDPRKAAKVFEFDRNVKKITDLKPGMILPGIVNNITAFGCFVDVGIKESGLVHISQLKDGFVSDVNEVVKLHQHVQVKVTEIDEARKRIQLSMIL; from the coding sequence ATGAACACGACCCGCTATATACAGCAAACACTCAATATATCCGAAAAAAGCATCCATGCTACTTTAGAATTATTATCAGAAGACTGCACCATTCCTTTTATTTCGCGTTACCGGAAAGATAAAACCGGTAACCTGGATGAAACGCAGATCGAGCAGATTTCAAAGCTAAATAAACAGTTTCAAGAAATTCTTAAAAGAAAGGAAAGCATTTTAAAATCCATTGAGGAACAAAATGCCCTGTCTTCCGAACTGAAGCAAAGAATAGAAGAAAGTTTCGATATTCAGGAGCTTGAAGATTTGTACCTGCCCTTTAAGAAAAGAAAGAAAACCAAAGCTGATGTTGCAAAGGAAAAAGGACTTGAGCCTTTGGCCAAAATCATCATGAGCCAGAAAAACAACGATCTATTGTTTTTAGCTTCAAAGTACATCAATGATCATGTTCTGTCCGAAGAGGAGGCGTTGCAGGGGGCAAGAGACATCATGGCAGAATGGATCAACGAAAATATGTATGTTCGAAAAAATCTTCGCCGACTGTTTCAAAGAAAAGCAGTGGTCACTTCAAAAGTCGTAAAAGCGAAAAAGGATGAAGAGGATGCTCAAAAATTCTCCCAGTATTTCGAATGGGAAGAAAACCTCAGCAGAACCCCGTCCCACCGATTGTTGGCCATGCTGAGAGCGGAAACGGAAGGTTTTGTGAAGACCAACGTAGGAATTGATAAAGAAGAAGCGATCGACTTTATTGAAAATGCCGTAATAAAATCCAATAATGAAACAGCTGAACAGATTTCATTAGCGATCAAAGACAGCTATAAAAGATTATTGGAGCCTGCGATTTCCAATGAAACACTGCAGGAAGCCAAGGAAAAGGCAGATAAAAAAGCTATCGAGATCTTCTCGGAAAACTTAACGCAATTGCTATTGGCAGCTCCATTAGGAGAAAAGAGGATTCTTGCCATTGATCCGGGGTATAAAAGCGGCTGCAAGGTAGTCTGTCTGGATGAAAAGGGAGACCTTCTCCATAATGAAACCATTTATCCTCACGCTCCGCAGAATGAAAGCGGAATGGCGATGAAAAAGATACGTTCGATGGTAAACGCCTATAATATTGAAGCCATCTCGATCGGAAACGGAACCGCAAGCCGAGAAACTGAATTTTTTATTAAAAAAATTGCTTTTGACAAGCCACTACAGGTTTTTGTAGTTTCGGAAGCCGGAGCATCGGTATATTCAGCAAGTAAAATTGCAAGGGACGAATTTCCTACTTATGATGTGACCGTTCGTGGTTCGGTTTCCATTGGCAGAAGATTGGCCGATCCATTGGCAGAGCTTGTGAAGATTGATCCGAAATCTATTGGAGTCGGACAGTATCAACACGATGTAGATCAGACTCAACTGAAAAACGAATTGGATTCTACGGTTATGAAATGCGTAAACTCTGTGGGAATCAACCTGAATACAGCCAGTAAGTCATTATTAAGCTACGTCTCGGGAATCGGAGAAAAAATGGCTGAGAACATCGTGAATTACCGTACTGAAAACGGTGCTTTTGAAGACCGGAAACAGCTGAAAAAAGTTCCGAGATTGGGTGAAAAAGCTTTTCAGCAGGCCGCAGCCTTCGTGAGAATTCATAATGCTAAAAATCCGTTGGACAATTCCGCCGTGCATCCTGAAGCCTACGGAATTGTTGAAAAAATGGCTAAGGATCTGGGAATCAAAACCAACGAACTGATTGCCAATAAAGAGAAAATTGCCTTAATACATCCTGAAAAATATATTGCAGAAGACATCGGTATCTTAAGCATTAAAGATATTTTAAAGGAGCTTGAAAAACCTGGATTAGACCCGAGAAAAGCCGCCAAAGTCTTTGAATTTGATCGTAATGTAAAAAAGATTACCGATTTAAAACCAGGAATGATCTTACCGGGAATTGTGAACAATATCACGGCTTTCGGATGTTTCGTAGATGTAGGGATTAAAGAAAGCGGACTGGTTCATATCTCCCAATTGAAAGATGGTTTTGTTTCAGACGTTAACGAGGTGGTAAAACTGCATCAGCATGTTCAGGTGAAAGTCACTGAAATTGATGAGGCCAGAAAGAGAATTCAGCTGAGTATGATATTGTAA
- a CDS encoding YceI family protein, with translation MKKISVIALVGVGLLLASCDKNKSAEAAATGTEQAVAESKGEVLAVDTVASVVNWKAFHKGGMAPRWGTLTVKSGDLSIENGNVAAGNFVIDMNSLKVDPASVTEKDKKPADLEAHLKNPDFFDVAKNPTSDFKITSVTDLKEAPKDAVAGANKTVSGNLTLSGKTMNVTFPAKVDVTEGSAAIQAKFTVNRADWGIKFGTSEADPAEWMISKDIEIAVDVKAKK, from the coding sequence ATGAAAAAAATCAGTGTAATTGCATTAGTAGGAGTAGGATTACTTTTGGCATCTTGTGACAAAAACAAATCAGCAGAAGCAGCAGCTACGGGAACAGAGCAGGCAGTAGCAGAAAGCAAAGGAGAAGTTTTGGCTGTTGACACAGTAGCTTCTGTAGTGAACTGGAAAGCATTCCACAAAGGAGGAATGGCTCCTCGTTGGGGAACTTTGACGGTGAAATCCGGAGATCTTAGCATCGAAAACGGAAATGTAGCAGCAGGAAACTTTGTAATCGATATGAACTCTCTTAAAGTAGATCCCGCTTCAGTAACTGAAAAAGATAAAAAACCTGCAGATCTTGAAGCGCACCTTAAAAACCCTGACTTCTTCGACGTAGCGAAAAACCCTACTTCAGATTTCAAAATCACAAGCGTAACAGATCTTAAAGAAGCACCGAAAGATGCAGTAGCCGGAGCTAACAAAACAGTAAGCGGAAACCTTACACTATCTGGAAAAACAATGAATGTTACATTCCCGGCTAAAGTAGACGTTACAGAAGGTTCTGCAGCGATTCAGGCTAAATTTACAGTGAACAGAGCAGACTGGGGAATCAAATTCGGAACTTCAGAAGCAGACCCTGCAGAATGGATGATCAGCAAAGACATCGAAATCGCAGTAGACGTGAAAGCTAAGAAATAA
- a CDS encoding T9SS type A sorting domain-containing protein produces MKKLYLSAYLLCTILSISAQEVLWQKDIKSNTQDFLSQVTPTVDLQYLITGSSIQSKSLSQEAGSQKQNNGYDFHLVKLNQQGEAVWEKYFVGKNHDYLSASLSTQDGGFALAGTSYSGKGLDKKDDSKGGSDIWLIRINEFGDELWQKTIGSTSDEEARAVIQTTDLGFFVAGNVQNSAQGYGSKDVLVIKLDKDGKEISQLILGGKGLDEVEKMIPTKDGGVLLGVYSRSGKTATNNLPSATPKQTENFGEGDYWIVKLNKDGKVEWEKNYGGTGDDHLRTMAMTTSGFIIGGESRSERSGNKTIGVEEGTDLWLISLNERGEEIWQKSYNFKNRDVLMGMHVILGHNEREKNKDLTKGILLGGYTQAEGRIETDDETFWMLYVDDNGNEQWRKHVKGESRKREERLADIKLNRDGSIILAGTSAEELGKENWKIVKLGDQQVDQLIEKQDIKIYPNPVSDYAYVEIGFDFKEADIMMYDMAGRQLQQIKTKNKITKINTQPLIQGAYLVTIKTDTNKTANAKLIKK; encoded by the coding sequence ATGAAAAAACTCTATCTGAGTGCATACCTTCTATGCACAATTCTGAGCATTTCCGCTCAGGAAGTCCTATGGCAAAAAGACATCAAATCTAATACCCAGGATTTTCTAAGCCAGGTGACTCCCACCGTAGACCTTCAGTACCTAATTACCGGAAGCTCCATTCAGTCTAAAAGCCTGTCGCAAGAAGCCGGCAGCCAAAAGCAGAACAACGGTTACGATTTCCATCTCGTAAAACTCAACCAACAGGGCGAAGCCGTCTGGGAAAAATACTTTGTAGGCAAGAACCATGATTACCTTTCCGCATCCCTTTCCACTCAGGATGGAGGCTTTGCTCTCGCAGGAACTTCCTATTCAGGCAAAGGGCTAGACAAAAAAGACGACTCCAAAGGAGGCTCCGATATCTGGCTTATCAGAATCAATGAATTCGGAGACGAATTATGGCAGAAAACCATTGGAAGCACTTCCGATGAAGAAGCCAGAGCAGTCATTCAAACCACCGACCTAGGATTCTTCGTAGCAGGAAACGTTCAAAACTCCGCGCAAGGTTACGGTTCCAAAGATGTTCTTGTCATTAAACTAGACAAAGACGGAAAAGAAATCTCCCAACTCATTTTAGGCGGAAAAGGCTTAGACGAAGTAGAAAAAATGATTCCAACTAAAGACGGAGGCGTTTTACTCGGAGTCTATTCACGAAGTGGAAAAACTGCAACCAACAACCTACCATCTGCAACCCCAAAACAAACTGAAAACTTCGGAGAAGGCGATTACTGGATCGTTAAATTAAATAAAGACGGCAAAGTAGAATGGGAAAAGAACTATGGCGGCACAGGAGACGATCACTTAAGAACCATGGCTATGACCACTTCAGGCTTTATCATCGGAGGCGAAAGCCGTTCCGAAAGATCAGGCAATAAAACCATAGGCGTAGAAGAAGGAACTGATCTTTGGCTGATCTCCTTAAATGAAAGAGGCGAAGAGATCTGGCAGAAATCCTACAACTTTAAAAACAGAGATGTTCTCATGGGAATGCACGTCATCTTAGGACACAATGAAAGAGAAAAAAATAAAGACCTAACCAAAGGGATATTACTAGGAGGTTATACCCAGGCAGAAGGCAGAATAGAAACCGATGATGAAACCTTCTGGATGCTGTATGTAGATGATAACGGTAATGAACAGTGGCGAAAACACGTCAAAGGAGAATCCAGAAAAAGAGAAGAGAGATTAGCAGATATTAAATTAAACCGAGATGGTTCCATTATTCTGGCAGGGACAAGTGCAGAGGAATTAGGGAAAGAGAATTGGAAGATTGTAAAACTCGGAGATCAGCAGGTAGACCAGCTCATCGAGAAGCAGGATATCAAAATCTATCCGAATCCCGTATCCGATTATGCGTATGTGGAGATTGGATTTGATTTCAAGGAAGCGGATATCATGATGTATGATATGGCGGGAAGACAGCTTCAACAAATCAAAACTAAGAACAAGATCACGAAGATCAATACGCAGCCTTTGATCCAGGGCGCTTACCTGGTTACCATTAAAACTGATACGAATAAAACTGCTAATGCTAAATTGATTAAGAAATAA
- a CDS encoding curli assembly protein CsgF, producing the protein MKSLFVFLILFCGAFLGKSQQLVYKPINPAFGGDTFNYQWLLSSANAQNQFDNNKNNLNDLLGKMNSMDSFSESLNRQILSQLSQKLFENQFGNGELKPGNYLIGSLYVQISSTAQGLLISILDTSTGDQSEIVIPK; encoded by the coding sequence ATGAAATCACTTTTCGTTTTTCTTATTCTGTTTTGCGGAGCATTTCTTGGGAAATCTCAGCAGCTTGTATATAAACCTATCAATCCCGCCTTTGGGGGAGATACTTTTAACTACCAATGGCTATTGAGCTCTGCAAACGCTCAGAATCAATTTGATAACAATAAAAACAATTTGAACGATTTGCTAGGCAAAATGAATTCTATGGATAGTTTCAGTGAGAGTTTAAACAGACAAATTCTCAGTCAATTATCACAGAAATTGTTTGAAAATCAATTTGGTAACGGTGAACTTAAACCCGGAAATTATCTTATAGGCTCCTTGTATGTACAAATTTCCAGCACAGCACAAGGACTGTTGATTAGTATTTTGGATACCAGTACGGGAGATCAATCTGAGATTGTGATTCCAAAATAA
- a CDS encoding CsgG/HfaB family protein, producing MRFYIYIRIFFCVALLGVSIGCSSLFGLPSTPEKSTLGENTPYTKELKDLIPPKERIVIGVYKFRDQTGQYKPSENGNNWSTAVPQGTTTILIKALEDSNWFIPIERENIANLLNERQIIRSTRQEYLKDTDKNTQTLPPLLYAGILLEGGVISYDSNVMTGGLGARYFGIGASTQYRQDRITIYLRAVSTLNGEILKTVYTSKTILSTSVNGSFFRYIDTERLLEAEVGLTQNEPVQLAVTEAIEKAVKGLIVEGVRDKIWGKAVDDNTAIYQPLIKSYENEQNDNQNRVIGNKYPADYRQKFALYANLETQKVKDDYINSKFNLGAKFGFKYFINPYLNIDFSASVLTLENQNIFSRTYFAPEVNLECIVLPQYKLTPFIYGGIGAMYSGVNPQYKGQFGGGLEYMAGKNFGIRASSQYDLGFKDDWDGIVNGKRKDQALRFSIGVNFYIGKK from the coding sequence ATGAGATTTTACATTTACATCAGAATTTTTTTCTGTGTAGCACTTTTAGGTGTTTCTATAGGATGCAGTTCTTTATTCGGACTTCCTTCTACCCCAGAAAAATCAACACTTGGCGAAAATACTCCTTACACAAAAGAGTTAAAAGATCTTATTCCGCCAAAAGAACGTATTGTAATAGGTGTCTATAAATTTAGAGATCAGACAGGTCAGTATAAACCATCCGAAAATGGGAATAATTGGAGCACGGCCGTACCTCAAGGTACCACAACAATTCTTATTAAAGCGTTGGAAGACAGCAACTGGTTTATCCCTATAGAAAGAGAAAATATCGCCAACTTACTGAACGAAAGACAGATCATTCGATCTACACGTCAGGAATACCTGAAAGACACAGACAAAAATACTCAGACATTACCCCCACTTCTTTATGCAGGAATCCTTTTGGAAGGCGGGGTTATTTCATATGATAGCAATGTCATGACAGGAGGTTTAGGAGCCAGATATTTTGGAATAGGAGCATCTACACAATACAGACAAGACAGAATTACTATCTATCTGCGTGCAGTTTCTACTTTAAATGGAGAGATACTCAAAACAGTTTACACTTCAAAAACTATTCTTTCTACGAGTGTTAATGGCAGCTTTTTCAGATATATAGATACCGAAAGACTCTTGGAAGCCGAAGTTGGATTAACACAAAATGAACCTGTACAGCTTGCAGTGACAGAAGCGATCGAAAAAGCCGTAAAAGGATTAATTGTTGAAGGAGTAAGAGATAAAATATGGGGTAAAGCGGTAGATGATAATACAGCCATTTATCAGCCTCTTATCAAAAGCTATGAAAACGAACAAAATGATAATCAGAACAGAGTGATTGGAAATAAATATCCTGCCGATTACAGACAAAAGTTCGCTTTGTATGCCAATCTTGAAACACAAAAAGTAAAAGATGACTACATCAATTCTAAATTTAATCTGGGAGCTAAATTTGGTTTCAAATACTTTATTAACCCCTATTTAAATATAGACTTTAGTGCTAGTGTTTTAACTCTAGAAAATCAAAATATTTTTTCCCGTACCTATTTTGCACCTGAAGTAAACTTAGAATGTATCGTTTTGCCCCAGTATAAACTTACACCCTTTATTTATGGGGGAATCGGAGCCATGTATTCCGGTGTGAATCCTCAGTATAAAGGCCAGTTTGGTGGCGGATTAGAATATATGGCCGGAAAAAACTTCGGAATAAGAGCTTCTTCACAATATGATTTAGGATTTAAAGATGATTGGGACGGAATTGTGAATGGAAAAAGAAAAGACCAGGCTTTGCGATTTTCAATAGGAGTTAACTTTTACATTGGAAAAAAATAA